A segment of the Desulfobacterales bacterium genome:
CCATTTTCAAGCAGACTTGGGAGGTGGATGAAGACGTACCTGAAATCCTGGGGAGTGTTTCAGCTTATAAAGAACTGGGCCTGTTCAACGAAGCCATTGAAGGATACATGAAGCTGTTTGGCCTTGATTATCCCACCGTTAATATCATTCCCGGACTGGTGGAATGTCTTTTTGAACTTCATTCCCCTTCCCGGGTGATCGATCAGGTTTACAACATTATCTACAGCAATGACCTGAGCGATAGCGTCAAGGTCGATATCAGGTTTGCCCTCGGGCAAGAAATGGAAAATCGTAAGCATAAAGATCTGGCCCTGGAATTGTACCAATCCGTTACTGAAATCAATCCGGATTATCCGGAAATAAAATCCAAAATCAGCGCCTTGCTTTCGGCAACCAAGTTCAGGTCCAAATACGATTATCTCTTAAAATACAAAATCGTGACCAAGGAACAGCTGGAAAATGCCCTGGCATTGGCCAAAAAGGCAAATAAAAGTGTAGAGTTTGTCCTTGTTGAGTACAAAAAAATAAAAAAAGAGGAAATAGGAAAGTCTCTATCCCTGTTCTTCAAGTGCCCCTTTAAAGCCTTTGATCCTAAGATGTCGATTCCCTATGAACTCTTAACAAAATTAAAAAAGCCTTTTCTGCAGCAGAACACATGGGTCCCGTTGAACTGGGAAATGACGACCGGAGAAGTTGAAATCCTGATTGATAACCCGGCCGACATCACCCGCACCGATTTTATTTCAACCCTGATCAAAGCTAAAAAATACAAAATGTCCGTCGGCATCAAAGAGGATATTCTCGCATGCATCAACTATTTTTACGACCAGAAGAATACCCCAATCGAGACCCCGCAGGAAGATGATGAAGACAGTATGTTCATGCTGCCGGAAATCGACTTTGAGGAAGACGACGATCAGCCGGTGGAAGACGACGGGGGTATGGATGAAGCTTCCAGCCAGGTGGTCCGCATGGTTGATCAGATTTTAATTACCGCCTACCGCAAGGACGCTTCCGATATTCACATCGAACCTTCTCTTATTACCAAGAAGACCGATATCCGTTACCGCATTGACGGGGTCTGCCAGGAGGTTCTGCAGGTCCCCCTGAACAGCACGCGCGGGCTCATTTCCCGGATAAAGATTATGGCAAACCTGGATATCGCCGAAAGGCGCCTGCCCCAGGATGGCAAAATCAAATTTAAACGAAAAGGGATTAAGCCGTTTGAGCTGCGGCTGGCAACCCTCCCGACAGCGGGCGGTTATGAAGACGCCGTGCTCCGAATCCTGGCCGAATCCGGCGCCATGAAATTTGACGACATGGGACTGAGTGAACGAAACCTGGAGCAAGCCAAGAAAATTATCACTCAGCCATACGGCCTGTTTCTGGTGGTCGGGCCCACCGGTTCCGGCAAAACCACGACGCTGCACTCCGCGCTCGGGTATATTAATAAACCCGGTGTTAAAATATGGACCGCCGAAGACCCGGTCGAAATCTCCCAGCAGGGGTTGCGCCAGGTGGAATGCAAGCCCAAAATCGGGCTGGATTTTCCCCGGGTCATGCGCGCCTTTCTGCGGGCGGACCCCGACATCATCATGATCGGTGAAATGCGCGATAAAGAAACCTCGCACATTGGGATCGAAGCCTCTCTGACCGGCCATCTGGTCTTTTCAACACTGCACACCAACAGCGCGCCCGAAACCATTACCCGTCTTTTGGACATGGGCCTCAACCCCCTTAATTTTTCCGACGCGTTTCTCGGGGTGCTGGCCCAGCGGCTCGTCCGGCGGTTATGCAAGTCCTGCAAAAAGGAATATCATCCCACCGAGGAAGAATTCGAAACCATACGAATTCTATACGGCAAAGAAGCCTTTGATGCGTTGGACCTCAAGTACACGCCGGAATTCAAAATGTTCCGTGCCGAGGGGTGTGAAGCCTGTTCCGGATCGAAATATAAGGGCCGGCTCGGTATTCATGAACTCATGGTAGGCACCAAGGAAATCAAGAAAATGATCAAAACCGAAGCGCCCACCGATGAACTCTTTAAACAGGCCGCCAAGGACGGTATGGCCACGCTGATACAGGACGGCATCCATAAGATATTTAAGGGGTTGACCGATCTGGATGAAATCCGGCGGGTTTGCGTCAGCTAGGTGCTTCGATTCGCAATTATACAGTTACGTATTATTAGGACGAGAATCATTAGATATGCTTACCCCATTCGGCCCGAGCTCATAGCCGAGGGCAGCTCTTAGTCCTGAGGGCTTCGACTGTATTCGACCCTGAGTGCCCAGACCGCAGGGAGTTCCGCCGAAGTCTAAAAAAAATACGTTATCGTATTTATGAATCGAAGGGCTATACCAACGGGGTGCGCCATTTGAAAAAACGCCATAAATTTTACATTGTCGATGACGACCGGATTTCCATCAACCTGATGACCCGGTATTTGGAAAAGGATGGGCACACTGTTTCCGGAAACACTTCCAGCATCAAGGCGCTTCAGGAAATCATTGCCCAGCAGCCCGACTGTGTGATTTTAGATCTGATGATGCCTGAAATTGACGGACTTGAGTTGATCAGCCTTCTTCGCAGCAAACGCAGCCTGGATGAGACTAAAATCGTAGTGGTAACAGCCAAACCTTATGAATTTGATCGCAAGCAGGCGTTTTCTTTCGGCGCCGACGGTTATATCGTCAAGCCCGTCAACCCAAAAACCTTCGTTGCCCAACTGCTGCGAACCATAGCCGACCAGATTGAATTGGCCTTCTGGGGTGTCCACGGCACGTTGCCGGTTCCCAGCAAAAACACCATTAAATACGGCGGGAATACGTCCTGCGTCAGTCTTGACTTTTCCGACAACACCCTCTTTATATTTGACGCCGGCACCGGCATTAAATCATTGTCCGACTCCCTGGTCGCTGAAAACCGCCATTTAATCGATGCAAAAATTTTTATTTCTCACCCCCACTGGGACCATATCAACGCCATGCCGTTTTTTGCGCCGCTCTTTAAGCAGGGTAATGAAATTGAGATCTGCGGTCCTTCCCATGGCGACATCACCATGGAACAAATGATCTCCGGACAGATGGATGGTATTTACTTTCCCATTAAGATCAAAGAATTCAGTGCCCGTATCTCTTTTCGGGATATCAAAGAAGAAACCCTGGAAATTTGCGGTAAAACCCTAAAGACCATGCTGCTGAACCATCCCGGCTATTGCCTGGGTTACCGGGTTGAATACAAAGGCCGTTCAATCTGTTATATCACCGATAACGAACTTTATCCCACCGACAGTCAATCTTTTAACCGGTTTTACCGGAAACGCCTGATTAATTTTATAAAAGGTGCGGACGTATTGATCACTGACACCACTTATCAGGATAGCGAATACAAAAACAAAATCGGTTGGGGCCATTCAGCCGTCGGACAGGTTGCCAATCTGGCCGATAAAGCCGCTGTTAAAACTCTCTATCTTTTTCACCATGACACGGACCAGACC
Coding sequences within it:
- a CDS encoding response regulator, with amino-acid sequence MKKRHKFYIVDDDRISINLMTRYLEKDGHTVSGNTSSIKALQEIIAQQPDCVILDLMMPEIDGLELISLLRSKRSLDETKIVVVTAKPYEFDRKQAFSFGADGYIVKPVNPKTFVAQLLRTIADQIELAFWGVHGTLPVPSKNTIKYGGNTSCVSLDFSDNTLFIFDAGTGIKSLSDSLVAENRHLIDAKIFISHPHWDHINAMPFFAPLFKQGNEIEICGPSHGDITMEQMISGQMDGIYFPIKIKEFSARISFRDIKEETLEICGKTLKTMLLNHPGYCLGYRVEYKGRSICYITDNELYPTDSQSFNRFYRKRLINFIKGADVLITDTTYQDSEYKNKIGWGHSAVGQVANLADKAAVKTLYLFHHDTDQTDADVDLKLETAQALLAKKKSSTRCVAPKEKERFMI
- a CDS encoding GspE/PulE family protein — protein: MSSVHETDIDSRAKEAEAYYSHGLLNESLELYEQILSSTPKLDPNRQKLLKEKIQVLKNEIAELEKVKQTITSDDITIFKQTWEVDEDVPEILGSVSAYKELGLFNEAIEGYMKLFGLDYPTVNIIPGLVECLFELHSPSRVIDQVYNIIYSNDLSDSVKVDIRFALGQEMENRKHKDLALELYQSVTEINPDYPEIKSKISALLSATKFRSKYDYLLKYKIVTKEQLENALALAKKANKSVEFVLVEYKKIKKEEIGKSLSLFFKCPFKAFDPKMSIPYELLTKLKKPFLQQNTWVPLNWEMTTGEVEILIDNPADITRTDFISTLIKAKKYKMSVGIKEDILACINYFYDQKNTPIETPQEDDEDSMFMLPEIDFEEDDDQPVEDDGGMDEASSQVVRMVDQILITAYRKDASDIHIEPSLITKKTDIRYRIDGVCQEVLQVPLNSTRGLISRIKIMANLDIAERRLPQDGKIKFKRKGIKPFELRLATLPTAGGYEDAVLRILAESGAMKFDDMGLSERNLEQAKKIITQPYGLFLVVGPTGSGKTTTLHSALGYINKPGVKIWTAEDPVEISQQGLRQVECKPKIGLDFPRVMRAFLRADPDIIMIGEMRDKETSHIGIEASLTGHLVFSTLHTNSAPETITRLLDMGLNPLNFSDAFLGVLAQRLVRRLCKSCKKEYHPTEEEFETIRILYGKEAFDALDLKYTPEFKMFRAEGCEACSGSKYKGRLGIHELMVGTKEIKKMIKTEAPTDELFKQAAKDGMATLIQDGIHKIFKGLTDLDEIRRVCVS